One Curtobacterium sp. MCLR17_007 DNA window includes the following coding sequences:
- the ettA gene encoding energy-dependent translational throttle protein EttA encodes MAEYIYQMVRARKAVGDKLILDDVTMSFLPGAKIGVVGPNGAGKSTILKIMAGLDQPSNGEAKLTPGFSVGILMQEPELDETKTVLENVQEGVGEVHGKLARFNEISALMAEPDADFDALLAEMGTLQEEIDAADAWDLDSQLEQAMAALQCPPGDELVTHLSGGEKRRVALCKLLLQKPDLLLLDEPTNHLDAESVQWLEQHLQQYHGAVLAVTHDRYFLDHVAQWIAEVDRGRLYPYEGNYSTYLEKKRARLEVQGKKDAKLAKRLTSELDWVRSNTKGRQAKSKARLARYDEMVTEAERTRKLDFEEIVIPVGPRLGSQVIDADKLHKQFGDRVIIGDLSFTLPRNGIVGVIGPNGVGKTTLFKTIVGLEPLDGGTLKIGETVDISYVDQSRGGIDPNKNLWEVVSDGLDYIQVGKTEIPSRAYVSQFGFKGPDQQKRAGILSGGERNRLNLALTLKQGGNLLLLDEPTNDLDVETLGSLENALLEYPGCAVVITHDRWFLDRIATHILAWEGLNEDGTPNWYWFEGNFEAYEENKVERLGADAAKPGRATYRKLTRD; translated from the coding sequence ATGGCTGAGTACATCTACCAGATGGTCCGTGCCCGCAAGGCGGTCGGCGACAAGCTGATCCTCGACGACGTCACGATGTCGTTCCTCCCCGGCGCCAAGATCGGCGTCGTCGGTCCGAACGGTGCCGGCAAGTCGACGATCCTCAAGATCATGGCCGGTCTCGACCAGCCCTCCAACGGCGAAGCGAAGCTGACGCCCGGCTTCTCGGTCGGCATCCTGATGCAGGAGCCCGAGCTCGACGAGACGAAGACCGTGCTCGAGAACGTGCAGGAAGGCGTGGGCGAGGTCCACGGCAAGCTCGCGCGCTTCAACGAGATCTCCGCGCTGATGGCCGAGCCCGACGCCGACTTCGACGCGCTCCTGGCCGAGATGGGCACCCTGCAGGAAGAGATCGACGCGGCAGACGCGTGGGACCTCGACTCGCAGCTCGAGCAGGCGATGGCCGCGCTCCAGTGCCCCCCGGGGGACGAGCTCGTCACGCACCTGTCCGGTGGTGAGAAGCGCCGCGTGGCGCTCTGCAAGCTCCTGCTGCAGAAGCCCGACCTGCTGCTCCTCGACGAGCCCACCAACCACCTCGACGCCGAGAGCGTGCAGTGGCTCGAGCAGCACCTGCAGCAGTACCACGGCGCCGTGCTCGCCGTGACCCACGACCGGTACTTCCTCGACCACGTCGCGCAGTGGATCGCCGAGGTCGACCGCGGTCGTCTCTACCCGTACGAGGGCAACTACTCGACCTACCTCGAGAAGAAGCGCGCCCGGCTCGAGGTCCAGGGCAAGAAGGACGCCAAGCTCGCCAAGCGCCTGACGTCCGAGCTCGACTGGGTCCGCAGCAACACCAAGGGCCGTCAGGCCAAGTCCAAGGCCCGTCTGGCGCGCTACGACGAGATGGTCACCGAGGCCGAGCGCACCCGCAAGCTCGACTTCGAGGAGATCGTGATCCCCGTGGGACCGCGCCTCGGCTCCCAGGTCATCGACGCGGACAAGCTGCACAAGCAGTTCGGCGACCGCGTGATCATCGGCGACCTCTCCTTCACGCTGCCCCGCAACGGCATCGTCGGCGTGATCGGTCCGAACGGCGTCGGCAAGACCACGCTGTTCAAGACGATCGTCGGTCTCGAGCCGCTCGACGGCGGCACGCTCAAGATCGGTGAGACGGTCGACATCTCGTACGTCGACCAGAGCCGTGGCGGCATCGACCCGAACAAGAACCTGTGGGAGGTCGTGTCCGACGGGCTCGACTACATCCAGGTCGGCAAGACCGAGATCCCGTCGCGTGCCTACGTGTCGCAGTTCGGCTTCAAGGGGCCGGACCAGCAGAAGCGTGCCGGCATCCTGTCGGGTGGTGAGCGCAACCGCCTGAACCTCGCGCTGACGCTCAAGCAGGGCGGCAACCTGCTGCTCCTCGACGAGCCGACCAACGACCTGGACGTCGAGACCCTCGGCAGCCTCGAGAACGCACTGCTCGAGTACCCGGGCTGCGCCGTGGTCATCACCCACGACCGGTGGTTCCTCGACCGCATCGCGACGCACATCCTGGCGTGGGAAGGCCTCAACGAGGACGGAACGCCGAACTGGTACTGGTTCGAGGGCAACTTCGAGGCGTACGAGGAGAACAAGGTCGAACGCCTCGGTGCCGACGCGGCCAAGCCCGGCCGGGCGACGTACCGCAAGCTCACCCGGGACTGA
- a CDS encoding thioredoxin: protein MQLDLWTSAFCAPCAAARRVAADAARLVPGLAVTERDVAAHPDDAEDLGIRSTPTIIVRRSDGAEVFRSPGVPSRDQLLLAVARAVD from the coding sequence ATGCAGCTCGACCTCTGGACCTCCGCCTTCTGCGCACCGTGCGCCGCCGCCCGCCGGGTGGCCGCCGACGCGGCACGGCTGGTCCCCGGGCTCGCCGTGACCGAGCGCGACGTGGCGGCACACCCCGACGACGCAGAAGACCTCGGCATCCGCTCGACCCCCACGATCATCGTGCGGCGGTCGGACGGGGCCGAGGTCTTCCGTTCACCCGGCGTCCCGTCCCGCGACCAGCTGTTGCTGGCCGTCGCGCGCGCGGTCGACTGA
- a CDS encoding single-stranded DNA-binding protein: MNDTITVCGIVATEPRHLVTETGIAITSMRLASPSRRWDRANSVWTNGPTNWFTVTAFRSLAANVHKSVKKGDRILVTGRVRIRTWERDGRGGTSVEIDAEAMGQDLAWGISNWIKVPRHASEATAAPGSGPVVNPVTGEVEDRNGHQDPAADQLPGATDVDDDDLPEAATAASATDRLHGVDERVPSAAPGVEHPEAA, from the coding sequence ATGAACGACACCATCACCGTCTGCGGCATCGTCGCGACCGAGCCCCGCCACCTCGTCACCGAGACCGGCATCGCCATCACGAGCATGCGCCTCGCCTCGCCGTCGCGCCGCTGGGACCGGGCGAACTCCGTCTGGACCAACGGCCCCACCAACTGGTTCACCGTCACGGCCTTCCGGTCGCTCGCGGCCAACGTGCACAAGTCCGTCAAGAAGGGCGACCGCATCCTCGTGACGGGGCGGGTCCGGATCCGGACGTGGGAGCGCGACGGACGCGGCGGCACCTCGGTCGAGATCGACGCCGAAGCCATGGGGCAGGACCTCGCCTGGGGCATCAGCAACTGGATCAAGGTCCCGAGGCACGCGTCCGAAGCCACCGCGGCCCCCGGCTCCGGTCCGGTCGTCAACCCCGTCACCGGCGAGGTCGAGGACCGGAACGGACACCAGGACCCGGCAGCCGACCAGCTCCCCGGAGCGACGGACGTCGACGACGACGACCTGCCAGAGGCCGCAACCGCTGCGTCGGCGACCGACCGACTGCACGGGGTCGACGAGCGCGTGCCCTCCGCAGCGCCGGGCGTCGAGCACCCGGAAGCGGCCTGA
- a CDS encoding MFS transporter has translation MNAHAPASSGSILKQSKAVWAIAFACVVAFMGIGLVDPILPAIAASLKATPAQTELLFTSYLAVTGVAMFFTSWVSSRIGAKRTLMIGLALIVVFSVLAAVSNDVWTIIDFRAGWGLGNALFISTALATIVGAASGGTASAIILYEAALGLGIAIGPLVGGLLGSVSWRGPFFGVTTLMAIAFIAVAVMLKSSGLEKPVPTKLSAPFRALAHPALAALAATALFYNIGFFVLLAYTPFPLGFGALGIGFTFFGWGVGLAITSVWVAPMLTARMRRTTVLRIALPLLALDLFAAAVVVQSQVGLIICVVIGGLVLGVLNTVLTECVMEATDLPRSVASSAYSAVRFIGGAIAPPVATLLADAYSPSAAYVFAGASVTVAFVVTLVTAKVLRRVDDGAEPEGVEAQAIGAGEMV, from the coding sequence GTGAACGCGCACGCGCCGGCGTCGTCCGGCAGCATCCTCAAGCAGTCCAAGGCGGTCTGGGCGATCGCCTTCGCCTGTGTCGTGGCCTTCATGGGCATCGGTCTCGTCGACCCGATCCTGCCGGCGATCGCGGCGTCGCTCAAGGCGACTCCGGCACAGACCGAGCTGCTCTTCACGAGCTACCTCGCCGTGACCGGTGTCGCGATGTTCTTCACGAGCTGGGTGTCGAGCCGCATCGGTGCCAAGCGCACGCTCATGATCGGCCTCGCGCTGATCGTGGTGTTCTCGGTGCTCGCCGCGGTGTCGAACGACGTGTGGACGATCATCGACTTCCGCGCCGGATGGGGTCTCGGCAACGCGCTCTTCATCTCGACCGCGCTCGCGACGATCGTCGGCGCGGCGTCGGGTGGCACGGCCTCCGCGATCATCCTGTACGAGGCCGCACTCGGTCTCGGCATCGCGATCGGCCCGCTGGTCGGCGGTCTGCTCGGGTCGGTCAGCTGGCGTGGCCCGTTCTTCGGCGTGACGACCCTGATGGCGATCGCGTTCATCGCCGTCGCGGTGATGCTCAAGTCCTCCGGGCTCGAGAAGCCCGTGCCGACCAAGCTCTCCGCGCCCTTCCGCGCGCTCGCCCACCCCGCCCTGGCAGCCCTCGCCGCGACGGCGCTGTTCTACAACATCGGCTTCTTCGTCCTGCTGGCGTACACGCCCTTCCCGCTCGGCTTCGGCGCACTCGGCATCGGGTTCACCTTCTTCGGCTGGGGCGTCGGCCTGGCGATCACCTCGGTGTGGGTCGCGCCGATGCTCACCGCGCGCATGCGTCGGACGACCGTGCTCCGGATCGCGCTGCCCCTGCTGGCGCTCGACCTGTTCGCCGCCGCCGTCGTGGTGCAGTCGCAGGTCGGGTTGATCATCTGCGTGGTCATCGGCGGCCTCGTGCTCGGTGTGCTGAACACCGTGCTCACCGAGTGCGTCATGGAAGCCACCGACCTCCCCCGCTCCGTCGCCTCGAGCGCGTACTCGGCGGTGCGGTTCATCGGCGGTGCGATCGCCCCGCCCGTCGCCACGCTGCTCGCCGACGCCTACTCGCCCTCGGCGGCGTACGTCTTCGCGGGCGCATCCGTCACCGTCGCGTTCGTCGTGACGCTCGTGACAGCGAAGGTGCTGCGCCGGGTGGACGACGGCGCGGAGCCCGAGGGCGTCGAGGCCCAGGCGATCGGCGCGGGCGAGATGGTCTGA
- the orn gene encoding oligoribonuclease, which produces MATANDRLVWIDCEMTGLDVEVDELVEVAVVVTDFDLNPVHPGFDIVIKPDQSALDNMNEFVTNMHATSGLAEEIPNGVSLADAEYQVLEYILAHVPAEGAAPLAGNTIGTDRAFLAKYMPRVDGHLHYRSVDVSSIKELCRRWFPRVYFNAPEKHGGHRALADILESIRELEYYRRAGFVAEPGPTTDDVRAVSAEVVAAWAPRLAPESAE; this is translated from the coding sequence ATGGCAACAGCGAATGACCGCCTCGTCTGGATCGACTGCGAGATGACGGGCCTCGACGTCGAGGTCGACGAACTCGTCGAGGTGGCCGTGGTCGTCACCGACTTCGACCTGAACCCCGTGCACCCCGGCTTCGACATCGTGATCAAGCCCGACCAGTCGGCGCTCGACAACATGAACGAGTTCGTGACGAACATGCACGCGACGTCGGGCCTGGCCGAGGAGATCCCGAACGGCGTGTCCCTGGCGGACGCCGAGTACCAGGTGCTCGAGTACATCCTCGCCCACGTCCCCGCCGAGGGCGCCGCTCCCCTGGCGGGCAACACGATCGGCACCGACCGCGCGTTCCTCGCGAAGTACATGCCGCGCGTCGACGGGCACCTGCACTACCGGAGCGTCGACGTGTCGAGCATCAAGGAGCTCTGCCGGCGCTGGTTCCCGCGCGTGTACTTCAACGCCCCCGAGAAGCACGGCGGGCACCGCGCCCTGGCGGACATCCTCGAGTCGATCCGCGAGCTCGAGTACTACCGGCGTGCGGGCTTCGTCGCGGAGCCCGGGCCCACGACCGACGACGTCCGCGCCGTGTCCGCCGAGGTCGTCGCCGCCTGGGCGCCGCGCCTGGCACCGGAGTCCGCCGAGTAG
- a CDS encoding AAA family ATPase, which translates to MLGPWDALEPPPRRVLVAGTTGVGKTTTAGRIGRALGVPHTEIDGLFHGPDWEPRASFEDDVERYTAGPAWVTEWQYSQVRALLTERADTLVWLDLPVPIAMWRLVRRTVRRRVGRTELWNGNVEPSMWTIFTNRDHIIRWGIRTRRKMRAMVPALEHAAPHLRIVRLKSQTEIDAFVERLRPPGTAE; encoded by the coding sequence ATGCTCGGACCATGGGACGCGCTCGAGCCTCCGCCACGCCGCGTGCTCGTGGCCGGGACGACGGGCGTCGGCAAGACCACCACCGCCGGTCGCATCGGCCGAGCGCTCGGCGTCCCGCACACGGAGATCGACGGGCTGTTCCACGGCCCGGACTGGGAGCCACGTGCGTCCTTCGAGGACGACGTCGAGCGCTACACCGCTGGGCCCGCGTGGGTGACCGAGTGGCAGTACAGCCAGGTCCGGGCACTGCTCACGGAGCGCGCGGACACGCTCGTCTGGCTCGACCTGCCGGTGCCGATCGCGATGTGGCGCCTGGTCCGACGAACCGTTCGTCGGCGTGTGGGGCGGACTGAGCTCTGGAACGGCAACGTCGAACCGTCGATGTGGACGATCTTCACGAACCGCGACCACATCATCCGGTGGGGCATCCGCACTCGCAGGAAGATGCGCGCGATGGTCCCGGCGCTCGAACACGCCGCACCGCACCTCCGGATCGTGCGGCTCAAGTCGCAGACCGAGATCGACGCGTTCGTCGAACGACTCCGCCCACCCGGCACCGCGGAATAG
- a CDS encoding MarR family transcriptional regulator, protein MESSREQTIETLLVSVNRLIRTAVQSTGNTTSPAVWRTLGILETDQPLRLGELARASRVSQPTMTRLIGGMLADGLVARSVDPDDSRGQLIEITPAGAEHLTMWRATLTRTVGPLFADLDDDQWDVLHEASALIASRTRTEITA, encoded by the coding sequence ATGGAATCATCGCGGGAACAGACCATCGAGACGCTCCTCGTCTCCGTGAACCGCCTGATCCGCACCGCCGTCCAGTCCACCGGGAACACCACGTCCCCGGCGGTCTGGCGCACGCTCGGCATCCTCGAGACCGACCAGCCCCTGCGGCTCGGCGAGCTCGCCAGGGCCTCGCGCGTGTCACAACCCACCATGACCCGGCTCATCGGCGGCATGCTCGCTGACGGCCTGGTCGCACGGTCCGTCGACCCGGACGACTCCCGCGGTCAGCTCATCGAGATCACCCCGGCCGGAGCCGAGCACCTGACCATGTGGCGCGCGACCCTGACGCGCACCGTCGGGCCGCTGTTCGCCGATCTCGACGACGACCAGTGGGACGTCCTGCACGAAGCATCGGCCCTCATCGCATCGAGGACCAGAACGGAGATCACCGCGTGA
- a CDS encoding DUF6716 putative glycosyltransferase, which translates to MSDTPAPGPARRLVVGIVDTDSFAKWGAHLLSAAPAAWSLELLVVDTPRTASTAQLRAAFRGLDDRLAPLASAPPAALTVDAIVERLRHEPPDAVLVSTIGPVAELLIEEVHRRVSPRPVVLTGLPGISFPAKWKGVFSRARADLFVLHSHREVRAYEELATENGVEPAFALATLPFATRPTQPTQPTRPTRRTRPTPPTPPTPDAAPRQRDSVVFAAQPSVPESEADRARVTGWLVDTARRHPSWRVVVKTRAVAGEQQTHRETFPYAELVPTDAPPNLVVETGPMADHLDRAVALVTISSTAVLEAAARGIPALTLTDFGIARPLINEVFVGSGLEGDAVDLVDGRFGRVRGDWMTDNYFHPSADDDWADRAGTLMESRDAGLLVDRPSARRSHGGVLRRAWERKNALGAADRSALGVIAMVMGAPVRTAKRLLRRVRRWVVPTAPTAVGAPTSQRTAGLTDRATTAQAEPGLPSVDRARDGQQQLVAGRDAG; encoded by the coding sequence GTGAGCGACACCCCGGCACCAGGTCCGGCCAGGAGGCTCGTGGTCGGCATCGTGGACACGGACTCCTTCGCGAAGTGGGGCGCCCACCTGCTGTCGGCGGCACCCGCCGCCTGGTCGCTCGAGCTCCTCGTGGTGGACACCCCGCGAACGGCGAGCACGGCCCAGCTGCGCGCGGCGTTCCGCGGGCTGGACGACCGGCTCGCACCCCTGGCGTCCGCTCCCCCGGCGGCGCTGACCGTCGACGCGATCGTCGAACGGCTGCGGCACGAACCCCCGGACGCCGTCCTCGTGTCGACGATCGGCCCGGTCGCGGAGCTCCTGATCGAGGAGGTCCACCGCCGTGTCAGCCCCCGCCCGGTCGTGCTGACCGGTCTGCCCGGCATCTCGTTCCCGGCGAAGTGGAAGGGCGTCTTCTCCCGCGCCCGCGCCGACCTGTTCGTGCTGCACAGCCACCGCGAGGTCCGTGCGTACGAGGAACTGGCGACCGAGAACGGCGTCGAACCGGCCTTCGCGCTCGCGACGCTGCCGTTCGCCACGCGGCCCACGCAGCCGACACAGCCGACAAGACCGACACGGCGGACACGGCCGACACCGCCGACACCGCCGACACCGGACGCTGCTCCGAGGCAGCGGGACTCGGTGGTGTTCGCCGCGCAGCCGAGCGTCCCCGAGTCCGAAGCCGACCGAGCGCGCGTGACCGGCTGGCTCGTCGACACCGCTCGTCGGCACCCGTCCTGGCGCGTCGTGGTGAAGACCCGCGCCGTCGCCGGCGAGCAACAGACGCACCGCGAGACCTTCCCCTACGCCGAGCTCGTCCCGACGGACGCGCCGCCGAACCTCGTCGTCGAGACCGGACCGATGGCGGACCACCTCGACCGGGCAGTCGCCCTCGTGACGATCAGCTCGACGGCGGTGCTCGAGGCCGCGGCCCGGGGCATCCCGGCCCTGACGCTGACGGACTTCGGGATCGCACGGCCGCTCATCAACGAGGTGTTCGTGGGCAGCGGGCTCGAGGGCGATGCCGTCGACCTGGTGGACGGCCGCTTCGGGCGGGTCCGTGGCGACTGGATGACGGACAACTACTTCCACCCGAGCGCCGACGACGACTGGGCCGACCGTGCCGGGACGCTGATGGAGTCCCGCGACGCCGGCCTGCTGGTCGACCGTCCGAGTGCACGCCGCAGCCACGGAGGCGTCCTGCGGCGGGCCTGGGAGCGCAAGAACGCGCTGGGCGCTGCCGACCGGTCGGCACTCGGGGTCATCGCGATGGTCATGGGCGCCCCGGTCCGCACGGCGAAGCGCCTGCTCCGGCGGGTGCGACGATGGGTGGTCCCGACGGCACCGACCGCGGTCGGCGCACCCACGTCGCAGCGGACCGCTGGACTGACGGACCGTGCCACGACCGCGCAGGCCGAGCCAGGCCTCCCGTCAGTCGACCGCGCGCGCGACGGCCAGCAACAGCTGGTCGCGGGACGGGACGCCGGGTGA
- a CDS encoding thioesterase family protein yields MARLHTPVRIRWSDIDAYGHVNNSAMLRLLEEARVLAFWAPDPDEVDASGSAPEPIIDGRPGSGTMTVIAAQRLEYLASTPYFRRPLDIQLWIGHVGGASLDISYEVWSPVGHQPAELYTRATTTLVMVDAETNRPRRLTAVERAACEPYIEPAVVFSRP; encoded by the coding sequence GTGGCCAGGCTGCACACGCCGGTCCGCATCCGCTGGAGTGACATCGACGCCTACGGGCACGTCAACAACTCGGCGATGCTGCGGCTGCTCGAAGAGGCCCGCGTCCTGGCGTTCTGGGCACCGGATCCCGACGAGGTCGACGCGTCGGGATCCGCCCCGGAGCCGATCATCGACGGTCGACCCGGGTCCGGCACGATGACGGTCATCGCGGCCCAGCGCCTCGAGTACCTGGCATCGACGCCGTACTTCCGACGCCCGCTCGACATCCAGCTCTGGATCGGACACGTCGGAGGAGCGAGCCTCGACATCTCGTACGAGGTCTGGTCCCCGGTGGGACACCAACCCGCCGAGCTCTACACCCGGGCGACGACCACGCTCGTGATGGTCGACGCCGAGACGAACCGTCCTCGGCGCCTCACCGCGGTCGAGCGTGCTGCGTGCGAGCCGTACATCGAGCCGGCAGTGGTGTTCTCGCGCCCCTGA
- the msrA gene encoding peptide-methionine (S)-S-oxide reductase MsrA, producing MTTFVLAGGCFWCLDAVYRTLQGVQDVVSGYIGGSADNPSYELVCTGTTGHAEAVAVTFDESVIPADVILDVFFTLHDPRQLNRQGADVGTQYRSAMFPADDEQRALFEKAIERASDIWDGGIVTTIEPLTTFFPAEEYHQDFFAKNPGQGYCLAVALPKVNKVRKAYSQYILAS from the coding sequence ATGACCACGTTCGTGCTCGCAGGTGGATGTTTCTGGTGTCTCGACGCCGTGTACCGCACGCTCCAGGGTGTGCAGGACGTGGTGTCCGGCTACATCGGCGGTTCGGCGGACAACCCGTCGTACGAGTTGGTGTGCACCGGCACGACCGGTCACGCCGAAGCGGTGGCCGTCACGTTCGACGAGTCGGTCATCCCCGCCGACGTCATCCTCGACGTGTTCTTCACGCTCCACGACCCGCGGCAGCTGAACCGGCAGGGCGCCGACGTGGGCACGCAGTACCGCTCCGCGATGTTCCCGGCCGACGACGAGCAGCGCGCGCTGTTCGAGAAGGCCATCGAGCGCGCGTCGGACATCTGGGACGGCGGGATCGTCACGACGATCGAGCCCCTCACGACGTTCTTCCCGGCCGAGGAGTACCACCAGGACTTCTTCGCCAAGAACCCCGGTCAGGGCTACTGCCTCGCAGTCGCGCTGCCCAAGGTGAACAAGGTCCGCAAGGCCTACAGTCAGTACATCCTGGCGTCCTAG
- a CDS encoding acylneuraminate cytidylyltransferase family protein — translation MSNMRVVAVVPARAGSKGIPGKNLRSVAGRSLVRRAVESGRAARLVDGVVVSTDGDAIADEARASGARVVRRPADLAGDGASSESALLHVLDALQADGIEPEVLLFLQATSPFIDPNDLDDAVARVLGGSADAVFAAAPSHAFLWRTDEEGHAVAVNHDASTRPRRQDRDPEYRETGAFYALRTDGFRRHRHRFFGRVELSPVDARGAIDIDDPTDLALAGALAPQLDARGDIQRGDTQRGDTQRDDTQRGDPQHSDTWRDDTRPDATRPDATQRGDPRRQHAQRPSAPAHDPQRWPLATTNGAP, via the coding sequence ATGAGCAACATGCGCGTCGTGGCGGTCGTCCCTGCGCGTGCCGGGTCCAAGGGCATCCCGGGCAAGAACCTGCGGTCGGTCGCCGGACGTTCCCTGGTCCGCCGCGCCGTCGAGTCAGGGCGAGCCGCACGCCTGGTCGACGGCGTCGTGGTGTCGACGGACGGCGACGCGATCGCGGACGAAGCCAGAGCCTCCGGCGCGCGGGTCGTCCGGCGTCCGGCCGACCTCGCGGGCGACGGAGCGAGCTCCGAGTCGGCGCTCCTGCACGTCCTCGACGCGCTGCAGGCCGACGGGATCGAACCCGAGGTGCTCCTCTTCCTGCAGGCGACCTCCCCGTTCATCGACCCGAACGACCTCGACGACGCCGTCGCCCGTGTGCTCGGGGGTTCGGCGGACGCGGTGTTCGCGGCGGCACCGTCGCACGCGTTCCTCTGGCGCACGGACGAGGAGGGCCACGCGGTGGCCGTGAACCACGACGCCTCGACCCGCCCTCGACGCCAGGACCGCGACCCCGAGTACCGCGAGACCGGTGCCTTCTACGCGCTGCGCACGGACGGGTTCCGCCGGCATCGACACCGGTTCTTCGGCCGCGTCGAGCTCTCGCCGGTCGACGCGCGCGGCGCGATCGACATCGACGATCCCACAGACCTGGCCCTCGCGGGGGCGCTCGCCCCGCAGCTCGACGCGCGCGGTGACATCCAGCGGGGTGACACTCAGCGCGGCGACACCCAGCGCGACGACACCCAGCGCGGCGACCCCCAGCACAGCGACACCTGGCGCGACGACACCCGGCCCGACGCCACCCGGCCCGACGCCACCCAGCGCGGCGACCCCCGCCGCCAGCACGCACAACGACCGTCCGCACCGGCGCACGACCCCCAACGCTGGCCGCTGGCCACGACGAACGGAGCACCATGA
- a CDS encoding N-acetylneuraminate synthase family protein — protein MTVTIGTSTIGAGHPAYLIGEIGLNHNGDVDIAKQLIDVAADAGLQAVKFQKRTPAISTPEHMKNTPRSTPWGEMTYLEYRYRVEFDREQYIEIGDHATLRGMDWFASPWDEPSVDFLESLNVVAYKIASASVTDLGLLAAVAATGKPVILSTGMSTLEQIDRAVAALGTERLVLMHATSTYPLPAHEANLRMIDTLAQRFAGVPVGYSGHEPGLQISIAAVALGATAVERHITLDRTMWGSDHAASLEPHGLATLARDVRIIESALGDGVKRVMPGELAPLAKLRRIDA, from the coding sequence ATGACCGTCACCATCGGCACGTCGACGATCGGCGCGGGACACCCCGCCTACCTGATCGGCGAGATCGGCCTGAACCACAACGGCGACGTCGACATCGCCAAGCAGCTCATCGACGTCGCGGCCGATGCCGGCCTGCAGGCGGTCAAGTTCCAGAAGCGCACGCCCGCGATCTCGACGCCCGAGCACATGAAGAACACGCCTCGCAGCACACCGTGGGGCGAGATGACGTACCTGGAGTACCGCTACCGCGTCGAGTTCGACCGCGAGCAGTACATCGAGATCGGCGACCACGCGACGCTGCGCGGCATGGACTGGTTCGCGTCGCCGTGGGACGAGCCGAGCGTCGACTTCCTCGAGTCCCTCAACGTCGTCGCGTACAAGATCGCTTCGGCGTCGGTGACCGACCTCGGACTGCTGGCCGCCGTCGCCGCCACCGGCAAGCCCGTCATCCTGTCGACGGGCATGTCGACGCTCGAGCAGATCGACCGCGCCGTCGCCGCCCTCGGCACCGAGCGGCTCGTCCTCATGCACGCCACCTCGACCTATCCGCTGCCCGCGCACGAGGCCAACCTGCGCATGATCGACACCCTCGCCCAGCGCTTCGCGGGCGTCCCCGTCGGGTACTCCGGTCACGAGCCCGGTCTGCAGATCTCCATCGCCGCGGTCGCGCTCGGCGCGACGGCCGTCGAGCGGCACATCACGCTCGACCGCACGATGTGGGGCTCCGACCACGCCGCGTCCCTCGAGCCCCACGGACTCGCCACGCTCGCCCGCGACGTCCGCATCATCGAGAGCGCGCTCGGCGACGGCGTCAAGCGGGTCATGCCCGGCGAGCTCGCTCCGCTCGCGAAGCTGCGCCGCATCGACGCGTGA